TCATGGCCATGGGTAGTATtgttatataaataatatattaataatgatagaaatagtaatttagaattttatattagtgcactttaatattttattataattatataatttagattcatatttaggagtaatttaacttgtaataataatgatataattggataatttatatacaaatttagggggatatttgtattatttttataatggcataggtgggtaatttacacaaagattagggaattactttagattttcttataatggcagaggtgggtaatttagatacatgtttaaggggttactttagtctattttcataataacAGAGGttggtaatttattaggaaagataatagatccgatgattattataattagagttgttggattgatggctagatgtttctgatttttatgagaatttataggatttctctattttttagagtatccacctagaattctaggtggcttcatgCGGAGGctccaaaggagcctccaattagtaatagtaagattctaCAGTGGGTAGATAGCTAGTGAATCTGAAGCATGGAATTGGAAAGCATTTTACGCTTATTATATATATGTAGACCCATTAGATACTTAGTTAGAAATCAAGGTATTATATATGTACATGCTACAAATAACAAGTAAACCACAAGTCATCTCCATGCGTACAGTTGTATGATTTTATCTTGAAGTTGTGTAATGTTGTATACCCTACCATGCATGCAGTCatgttaaaaaaaaggaaatgaacACATAAAGGAAGTTGAGAGGCTCAAATCAAAACCACCATTGATTGATCATGGACTAATTCGTTTCCCTCTAACGTTTTTCAAACACGACTGAAACAAACATACATATAGTCTCCTCATtcaacaaacaaaagaaaaaaaaacagattcaAATAAAAGCGCGAAAGCTTGGCATGCATAGCAGCCCGTGCAAAGCAAGCGAAAGGGACCCACGAGCAGCAACCAGGCCAAGCGGCAAGCCGGCAACACGCCGGTGTGGGACCGTCCAGATGACACGTGTTCCGTCCTGGACAAGCACGACCTCGCTCCATTTGCTAGCTATAGCTCGCTACCGACCCCATCGtcgtctcctccctcctcgtccTTTATAAAGGAAGGTGGCAATGGCGTCTCCACCGTGAAGAGCCTGCAGTTGCTTGCCTAGTACTTCGCTTGCAACCGTCTGCTAGCTTGCTTCTTGCCTTGCGAGAGTCTCTCTTGCTACCTGACAACCATCTCCATCAAATGGGGAGGCAACCGTGCTGCGACAAGGTGGGGCTCAAGAAGGGGCCGTGGACGGCGGAGGAGGACCAGAAGCTCGTCAGCTTCCTCCTCACCAACGGCCAGTGCTGCTGGCGCGCCGTGCCCAAGCTCGCCGGTGAGTGATCGATCTATCGCCGTCCCACCCACCTTCGCCGGCGGCTAGCTTTTTGACGTCGTCTCAGACTCTCAGCTTGGATTCACGCCACGCGACGCCGCCATGAACTCACTCGTGCCTGTACTCTTTTGAACAGGGTTGCTGCGATGCGGGAAGAGCTGCCGGCTGCGGTGGACCAACTACCTGCGGCCGGACCTGAAGCGCGGGCTCctgtcggaggaggaggagaagacggTGATCGACCTGCACGCGGAGCTGGGCAACCGGTGGTCAAAGATCGCGTCGCACCTGCCGGGGAGGACGGACAACGAGATCAAGAACCACTGGAACACCCACATCAAGAAGAAGCTCAGGAAGATGGGCATCGACCCCGTCACCCACAAGCCCCTCCATCCCGCCCCGGACAGCATCAGCggctcgccggaggaggagaaggccgtCGCGACAGTCACGCCGCCAGGTGTTGGGCACGAGGCGTTCTGCGTCGACGAGGTGCCCATGGCGCACCTCCTGGACGACATCGTCATTCCAGGCGACGACGTCCTCGACGCGCTGCCCGCGGCCGACCGCGGCGTCAGCACAGCTTACTCGCCTggatcttcctcctcctccgcctcggcgcCGGCATCGAGCGGTGGCAGCAGCATCGGCGACGGCGAGTGGCCGGAGTGGCCGCAGATGGTGGAGTGGCTGGAGTCCACGTGGCTTGACGACGTGGTCACGGGCCCGACGCCGTGGGAGTTCGAGGACCCCTTCCTCACGTACCAGAGGAATTGCTCTGTTCGATCACCAGGAGACATGGAGCAACCACAGCAGGGCCGAGCTCTTATGAGCTCGTCATTCTTTGTAGCGAAAATCCCATTGCCACGCGTACGCATATATGCTCCCCAAAAAAATACTACAGGATCGCTATGCACATTACCATTTTTCACAGTGGTTGCATTCGGATACTAGACTACAACTCTCTCTGTCCCCTGTTATTGatcattttgacttttctagttACATAAATTTTAccatgcatctagatatattaTATCTATGTGCAAAATAAAATTGATGTATTTAGAAAAGATTCAGGACCGAGGGAGTAGTGTGTAACTAGAGTAAGAAAAGATTCAGGATGGATAATGTTCATTGAAAATAAGAAACATAAATTAAGTGGTTGCGTGGGAAGTATATGccgcatttctttttttttccctggAGGCTTAGCtccttatttattttctttttatagtTGCATTAATGGGacaaatatatatacacatatactcCATGTTCTCCAACAGTAGTAGTTGTTGTTAACAGGTGGATGATAGAACAACTAGTAATATTTTCCATCAAGTTGCCAATACTTTCAAACTATAATTCATATCTTCTTCGCAGGTTTACCATTACTTCCAACATATATAGCTGCAAATTAACAAATTGGTTGTCCACGATCGTATTCGTATATAGTGCATGTGTTTGGCGCGTGCACACACGCCAACCATAACAGGTTTTGAAAGTGAAAATTTTCCTTTGTGGACTATACCGCGCAATGTAAGACCTCTAGCTATGACGAATATGTGAAAccacctttattttttttacgcACGTGTTTTTTTATTTCCACAAAGACGTTTCCATGGTTCCCatatttccttttgttttccTTTGCACGAGGTCACCTGCCTTACTCTCAACTGTATCAAGACGATGACGACCCTCTTTAAGTCTTTAACCCGATGCAGTCATACATACTAGTGCGCTTTTTGAACCCTGAAAGCGACTATTGTATGTTAGTCATgtttcctctctccttccctagTCATTCTGCATGTCACTGTAACTGGAACACACAAATTCAATGGAGAATGGGCACAAATGTCTGTATATATGTCACAGTAGAGTTTTCACTTTGATTAGTTTACCTTGACGGCTTGACCTCTTGTGATGATGACGGCAAAACTCCATTCTGAAAGTCAAACAAACCCTTATCCAACTCACAATTCCATTTCCTGTACTATTTTCCATGCTTCATTTCACTCTCTACCTTTTCCAAAAGATTTCAATCTAGCTAAGATTATCCTAGGAGAAAGTGgtttaaaaagaaaagataaagcaGCTTTTGTTTCATTTGGAAGGGGAGACGCGGTTGTGCATGCATGCGTGCTCGAGGTGCATCTTCTGGACTCTTCTGAGGGAGGACCAGCGGATGGGTGCCACGTGTGTCCCGCGATCGACATTTGTGCCCGTCATGATGCCATGGAGAGAGAACCAGATGGAAAAAGGATAAAGGCCAGGAGCCCAGGACACAGGCGATCCCCTTGACGGCAAGCTCCAAAAGGTTGGGCGCGTGTCGATCCCATTAGAGTTTTGTCCCTCATGGCAATTTGAGTTTTGTGTCAAGTTGTTCTTCTTTTATACCACCAATTGTTTTTCTTAATATGAATTAGATATGAAACATCTTTCTGGTGTCCTTCTTAAAAAATGAACATATCATAAATCGTGCGACAAGGTTTCACACTGTAACTTAGGACATGTTGTCTTTGCTTATTCATGCATAATTTAAATGAAGCATATCTGGTGGAAATCACAACCTTCTTGAAAATTCGTGCAAATCACGataaaaaagtcgtctaaattcataaaaaaatcacacatgtagatgatatgatgatacatcatcttgtaaaatatcttgtctaacctcgacttcgtttgtgagatgtaaaaataataaatttcaaGCTAGAAAGCTTTCCAGATAAtttgatatttttaaaatacaGTACTTATTTAGACTTGTGATAGTCCCTTCTTATTTAGACTTGTGATAGTCCCTTCTTTTCTTTATCTAAGGGGATTCAGAAAAGTCTCCAAACTGAAGTCTGGCTACTAATATTTTTATACTATATTTCCAACGACTACTAACTATTATAAACCAAATATCCTATTAAAAGTGGATAGTTGGAGATAGCAAAATgtaattttttaattaaaagATACATTCTATGGCTATAACTTTTTGGTGTTctttatactttttttttttggctatcTAACCTCTCTCTTCTAATCAATATAACAGGCAGATCTCCTACAGGTTCTTTTCATAAAGAAAAACAATGGTGGAAATATGTGACATTCATGGAGGAAATGGAGCTTCTAGGCTATTGGCTCTACCTACTACCTGTGCATTTCAATCCATTGGTGAGGCGACATCATACTTGCGCAGATTAGATTCAgtttggatccaagtgctaataGATGAAAgtgtgctaaactttagcactagtttatCCAAACAGAAATGCTAATACGGTGATTTAAAGTTTAGGGCTCCACTTTAGTTCCTCCAAATAGGATCTTAAATGGGAACAATGCTAGGGAAGATAAGACTACAAGTCCCCTAGAAAGCACAAATTAAAGAAGAGGATGGAGGCTGAAATCAACGTCGTCAACGGACGAAGCTTCATCGATTACCCAAGCAGTCACAAGAGATTCCATGGGCCAATCATGTCGGCCGTCGAGTATTACAGCAGCCTCCAAAGGACTCGTACAGTATATCTCATCACTTGGATATATAGTTGGTTGGCAATGCCAATGCAGACAAGGACCGGTGATTCTAGAACCGGAGCCAAGACTCTGCATGCAGTAATCTGCATCGATCGATCTTTAGTTTCATCTGGAAGGAAGCTGCCTCCTCCATGGGACTTGAGGTTAATCTTAGACGACGGTCAAACAACGTCCGGAGTCCGGAGGGAGGGAGTAGATCTTGGGTTAGTTACTGCGTGCGAGATAGATGCTGATATCGGCATCAGTTTTTCACTTTTTCTGCACTGCAGTAAAATTGCATTATCCCAGCCAGGCCTACCAACTCCGTGGAGTTTGCCCCAGACAAGACATGGCTGAATATATAAAGTGTACATTGTGGAGCAAGCGAGCACATCGATCCTGAGGTCACGATGAGGTCAGCATGAAGCCTACCTCTATATTCATCCATGACCATGGATCTGATTGGTCGTGTTCCCAGGCATAGCAACCGTCTCCCATCCAGTCACTTGCAAGTCGGTCGCCCGCAGTCCCGCGCACACCCAAGCTGCGCGTATCTATTATCTTTATCTAattatttgaccaacaaacGGCGCCTCCACGTTCGTTCTTAAAGTCTAAAAATTTCCatgttaataaaaaaataataaataaaaattacccactactgtcattacaataaaaattaccctaaatacTCGTGTGTCCaattaaaaattacccacaAATGACATTACCATTAGCTATGTGTCAGTTACAaacatactattaataaaaactaaagctaacaacaatcaatcaaaataaaaaataagaataattatatacataatattattaaaactcaacaaatcaaattgttattatacgtagatcatatttgaattgttttaaccaacaataagacataatttacgataatgaacagggtgatgtatggtaacaAATTGTATAATGTTTAAAAAATAGTAAGAATACAACAACatgtaaatttttgaattttcgaCTAGTTTGCTATATCTGGTGAACTAATAACGCGCGTGCTGGAAACTGGTTTGTTTCATCTGGACAAAATACGAGCGTGTATTTCTTCGATttccaaaaggaaaaagaaaaaggaagctaAGCGACAGCACACACGAACTTCTTCATAATTAAAACATATATTAGTAGTAGTgaacatcatttttttttgttaccaaTTGGTTAGGGTTTCTGAACCCAATGATGAGTCTGCGGTTGACCGTAAGTTTAATCAACTCACCCTCTTCCTTTTCATTTTGCtatttccttcttcttccccctttCTCCTCCACTGCTATCCCTCCCGGATCCAGCGGGGAGCCCCTACCCCTTCCTCCCGAATCCAGCGCGGCGGAGTTGGGTGGTGCGGCGGCAGCTAGGTGGCGCGGAGCGGCGGGCAGGCGTGGCACGGTGGGGATGCGCGATGCCGGTGGCGAGCTCCGGCATCTCCGGATGGGGGAGCGGCGCAGCGGGCTGGCTAGCgtggcgaggagcggcgggtTGGGGGGCGGCAGCACCGCCGGTGGGCAGCCGGTagttttttttcactttttctttttttcttcttttgataTAAAAATTTTACTCGAGTTTTTTTATGTACAATTTTTCTTCTTCAATTTTCCAGTTTATTTCATAAATGTTTCTCTATCAAAATTTTCTCGTTAAACTTTTTTATCTcacccaaatttttttgaaatttttttctacCTCACacaaattttcaattgaaaaaTTATCTgtctcttcaaaaaaaattctgaaCTTTTTTCCTTAGAAAACAACGAAAAAGTTACTAAAAAAAGAAACGGTCAAAAGATCAACCGTATAGGGACCCCTCTATGGTCGACCATAAAATAGTCAACCCCGTTTCTGAATGGCCTAAGATCGACCCACCGTGGAGAGATAAGGAAATCTAATAGGTACGTATAATTCTTTTCCAATGGGATATTCGAGTCTGATCTCCTGCATGTTCGATCCGTTTGAACACACGACAATGCTCTTGCAAGTTGCGCCCGATCGGCGTGTTGCGACCGTGTTTCTTGTTCGTCTTCTTTTTTTGGGGAGAGGTCATCGATCAGGTGGAGAGGCCATCGATCAGGTCGGCGCTTGTCGTGAGACGCCGAGGATCGACTCAGCTACAGATTCTCGAGGAACGCTGGTGTTTGAAATGTCTAGCTAGCGTGCCGGAATTATTGACGACTGCGACCATTAAACCGCGCGCAGAGTGGCCTTTCGAGATCACCTTAGTGGCATCGCCATCCATGCGTGATGCGTCGCTGTTCTTGAATCGGCTCCTCGCGCCAATTTGAAGCAGCCGACTTTGAATCCGAAATGGCAGAGGGGACGTGTGAATTGGTGATGAGAATAGGTCGATCGGGAGGTTGGTGGAGACGGCCGGTAGTGTGGTGCGTTGTGTGTACAGCTGGAAATAAACGTGTTCTTGAGATGATTAATTCGAAACTTTCAAAGAGGTCTCAGAAAAAAATGCAAGTGAAGGGTTAGAATTTGAGCGAAATGAGCGTGAGTTGTATTTGTATTTGACTTCAGAGTGATCACTCGGTACAAGTCGTCAGCTTGACTTGGCAGAGCTGCTATTGGCGGCGCTGACTTGGGATGGGCCTGCAAGCTTGTACCAGTAAACCACCGCACCGAGGCCAGAAAATTTTGATGCCGTACACATAATACACAAGTAATAGCATGTTTATGTTTAGTTCCCCCAATTTGGAACTTTAAAAGAGAATTTTTTCagatttgaagtattaaatatagactaatcacaaaactaattatagatcttgtctgtaaactacaagacgaatctaatgaacctaattaattcgtcattagcacatatttattgTAGCCAGTGGCGAATCTAGCCCAAAAATATAAAGGGGGATTATGTCcactcccttcttcttcctcctcttctcttctttttcctccccttcttcctcttcattgtTTCATCCAAAAAATAAAGGGGGCTTAGGGGGTATCCATTGGTAATATGGAGGTAGGGGGGCTTAATCCCTCCTAGCCCCCCATGGATCCGCCCTGATTGTagctttactgtagcaatttagtatctaatcacgacctaattaggttcattagattcgtctcgcgatttacaggccaTTTGAGTCATGCGATTTTTGTACTACATTTAAACCACCATGCAGACGATGTACAAATCTTTTGGTATTTTGAATTTGGGATCTAAACTAAAAATTACATGCAAAAGCTTTTGGAACACCCGTACACTAATCACGTCATGTATGGTGTATTAAGTGAAGTctattttcaaaactttttcagggatgggtgtaaccttttgcgacgaatctaatgacggtaattaatcgatgattggctacagtgatgctacagtaaccatcctctaatcgcgcggtcaaaggcctcattaaattcttcagagtcactagcgcgggggttttaaagttggttttgtaaactggctttgtttgacactgtaattagtgatcaaagtaACACTATTCCTAGCACGGGgagaaaccaaacaaggccaagtTTGTCCATCTGACCCTCAGTGGAGACTAGCACGCCTGTCTCAAAATAGGCAAATTGATACTCTTAGCTTAAAAGGGGAAAGAGAGTGTGCTAGTTGCCAGTATACATTCATGTCCACAGACATTTCTGCAAATTCGTCTCCTGCGCCAAAGCCGCCCGGCCTGGAGCTCGCTTTTCGCCTGGCTGGCTATTGTTTTGCTGTcagcaggaaaaagaaaaaggagatggAAAGAAAAGGCTGTTCAgcaagaagtggaggagggggaaTAAACAACATCATCTCACCAGATCACGATATGCTCCATGGCCCCCATGCACACGCCTTTTGATCTGCAAATTGGCATTTGACCCGCACCTACCACACCCTGATCCATCAGAGATGATGCTAGAATAATCCCTGCTGATTGCATCCTGCACCTGCAAGCTGaatgtttttcttttgtttttttttggggaAAAGGCCTGCAAGCTGAATGTACCAGTGAGCCCGCCCTACCACTCCACTACCCCGGAGCAACGAACACATCATCTCACCAGATCACGATATGCTCCATGGCCCCATGCACACGCCTTTTGATCTGCAAATTGGCATTTGACCCGCACCTACCACACCCTGATCCATCAGAGATGATGCTAGAATAATCCCTGCTGATTGCATCCTGCACCTGCAAGCTGaatgtttttcttttgttttttttttggggaaaAGGCCTGCAAGCTGAATGTACCAGTGAGCCCGCCCTACCACTCCACTACCCCGGAGCAACGAACACCTGCCGGCTCGGCCGTGGAGCAGCGCGGAGATCGGCAGGATCCTCCTGAAATGATTGGCCTCGGTGACGAGGAATGCCGGCCAGCCAGCCGCTCCCGCTGCCTCTGCAGCTGCCCGCGTCCCGGCGAGTGGAGCTCTGAGTGCGCCGGCGACTGACGCGTCGCGGTGGGCGCCGCCGACGATGCGGGTGGGTGGCGACGTTGCGCCGGCCGGCGCAGGCGTGTCGGCCGCCCACGGGCCGGGCGGCGATGATGCGCGCGGCGACCGCCCCCGCGCGGCCCCGCCCGGGGGACACGACGGGCAGGCCAGGCCGGGCCCTGGCGCTAGTGGCTGGACCCGCCCCAGCCCACCACCGGGCCCACCGAACCATCGAACCCGGCGGTGGGCTGCGCTCGAGCAATTTCAAGTGgcggtaggggtggtaatgggccatggtcctaatggcctcttcacagcccaataaagcccttaaaatttttagttcaaaaatacatatgtttagaacccggcccttttaggacccgatccttagattttctagttcaaaatgttgggccctttaccacccctaggtggCGGCCTCGCTCGCGCCGAACAAGGAAGCCCATGTTCCGTGGGCCGGGCTGGGCCGGTCGAAGAGTGGTTACAGTATCACAGCCCAAAAACTCCAAGTTCCAGATCATAAATAACAGGCAGGCTGATCCAAACATTCGTTCATCCTCTCGCAAAAACGAGTGTTCATACCACGTTCAGCTTGCAAGCAAAAAATGGTTGCCACCACCACCTGAAGATGCATACAAGATTAATTCTGATGCACACAGATCTGTAAGCTGCATCACAATTAATCCTGTGTGAACATTCCAGATTATTTTTTGATTAATAATTGTGATGTATACAAGATTTGTGTGGATTGTCATTAGAACTCACTCAGGTGATGGTGATGCTGTAGCTGCAGGGCCAGCTCGGCTGATTTTGTGATGTCTGCCCAGCGTGCTGAAACCATTGCCTGTATGAAAGGCCTGGAGTTCGCTGCGATGTTAGGGATGAGGTGGGTCGTTGTGGGAACTGATGCTGCGTGACTAGCAAAATCACTTGCTGACCCAAGACTTGACAGATCAACTCTAGACTCTTTGATAGAAGAGATTAAAAGCTTAATGTACAATGATTTTTCTGAGTGTTCTGTCCCTCATATACCCAGAGTTTGCAATGTAGTTGCTGCGACTTAGCTGGACCAAGTGACTAATGGAATGTGATTCCACCTAAAAATAAAGACGaatttcatgctaaatatgatacgCCCTCCGTTTTTTAGTACGTTTGGTAATTACTTTATCATAAGTgtgaaatatttgaaaaatacAATAGGTAatcagccagcagtactgttctctcataacaaatcgcTGTGTTCGTTTAGCTTGTCAtctaaccagccagcagtactgttctctcatactaaatcagcaccagcccccagctaccagccagtcagcagtactattatctcataacaaatcagcacccgCCATCAGCCACAACCAAGCGAACGCAGCGAATACGACTCATGCATGTAAGCTGACTAGCAATTCTAGATTTCTAACAGAACAATCAGCAGCAGACGAAGAACAGAAATATTTGGAAGAGTAAGATTTTTGTAAGCAAGCCCTTAGCGCCATTGTCACATTACCTGCAGTGGGGGGAAAACCACCACACCATTAAACACGACTGCCAAAATGGCAAACACAAGAACGACCAAGGCACCCTCTATGAAATGAAAGCAACAACCAAAACCTTCTAATGACCTGTGCACATCAATGAGAATTTGTTAAATCTTTTAAGGCATCTCTCAGTAGGAAAATAGAAGAATTAGTTGAACAGCCAACCGGGTACATACAAAACCTTGAAATCACCTGTCCACATCTGTTTCTGAAATATCATTCCGCGGTTTCACGCCATTCAGCAGTCCACGAGATACGATATCaggaattttttaaaaaaaaacactacTCTGTGGAAATGCTGCCAACAAGAACACCATCAAGAATAAAGTTCTGCTCTTGCATTCTGGAGCTTTAATGTTCACAGTACAAGAACAAGAATGGCACAGTTTTCCGCCATACAAGGCGCAGAATTTGTAAGCCTATAATATGATACTGCTAAATTGACACATTTGATTTCCTTTTCCCAAGATGAATGTCGCTAGAGCAAAAAATAATCAAGAGTCTGCAAGTGACAGCTCTCTTGTTAGTTAAGTGGGGGTACCACCAGCTAAGCCAGCATTGCAGCAGCTAATACGGCAAAATACCATCATAAACAAGATCATCAACATATATAATCTCTTCCTCTCGAGCCCTTGCCTGAGTGCAAAAAAGGTATTTTATGGTTTCGCATCAGTCGGCCTGGACAAGTCTATGGACATTGGGGCATTACTAGATCAGATCTGTAGTTTTGTACTGGGAGACTCTTGGCTGAAGCTGATGTTCCTGGGTTGGCCTAAACATATAGACTCCTCGCGGTTGCTTGAGAGGGCAATGTCTGTGCAAGATGACATGTCATTGGCGCTCACGCTCCCGAATGTGTCACAGCTCTCCAATGGGCTCTTGGCTGATGGGTATGGAGCAGCTGTAGTCACCCTGCAAGAGAAGCATGCACAGATGAGGATTCTGAGAAGAAATAGAAATCTGTTATACAGAACGAAGTTTCCGTGATGTACTTAAACAAATGAGGTAGTATTACTGGTGACGGTTTTTAGGACATAAGAGTAAGAAAATGGATTTtacctttcctttcttttctccaAGAATCGAGCAAGGGACGCCTTTCGAGCTTGAGGAACAGCTGCAACAGACAATAACAATTCAATATGGTGAAACAGGGCAACAAAAATTACTGAATACTACAATGATAGCAGTATCATGCTACGCAAACCACAAACAGCAAGCAGTACCTCTAGGCATTATAGCTGCTGCCGTTGTAGTGGCCAGTGTTGCAGGCTGAGTTGCAGGAGCCTGACTTAGGGGAGGAACAGCCAATGCGACTGAACATTTTGGCACCGGGGGTTCATGGTTACAGCTAGAGGCACTCCTGGAGAGAGTTGCAGCTTGCAAGACACCGGGGATTGGTTTGGAGATTGCTGGTGGAGGTGACGAAACATGCGGTGGTTTTTGAAATAGCATCTGCTTTGCAGGAGAAACCTCAGGTACTGAGGCTTTTGTTGGAGCGAAAATAGGAGCTTCTGGTTTACGGGCCACAGGGGCTGAGCATGGAGGAGATCCTCTGCTAGCTAAGAACATGAGCTCCTGAGCCTGTGGCAATGAAAAATGTCAATCAAGCTGCTTAAAAGTGAAGCAAGTTAGCATCAAAGTGCAGAATCTGTCACGAAAATCTATATTTCCTAAAAAGGTCACGAGAGATTATACCTTCTCAACCGAGACGTTATCGAATACATTGACAGAACCAGCATAGAAGATTGTCAACTGTGATGTCTTTGGCTTCACCGCATCCCTTCACAGGCAAAACAAGCAATGTTTCAGTCCAATTCTAATTGTACAGCCACTTCTACAAATCACAAATGAATAACAGAGAAAATTGACTACCTTGTTCCATACACACCGACGGTAGAATTCGTCACGGCGTTGTTCATGGCGAAAGGCGGCTGCTTGAACGGACCAACACCAGCTACGCCGTTGGGAAGGTTTGGTGAGCTCTGGACCCTGAACATAGGGTTGTTCTGGTTGAACGGCGATGAGACCGGAATCACTCTAGCCCCGTTCAGCCCATGCTGCGGTGGCTGCGCGCGGTGCACGGCGCCGTACTGCGGgctgtcggcgccgaacgatcTCTGCAGAACATCGTCACAGCCCCCCCAAAAGAGGTAATGGATGTATTAGTAAAACTCGCAGGCTGCCATGAACCAGAGCCAAGAAGAGCAGCCGCAGCCTACCTGGTGCGTGAGGATACGTGGAGCCGGGTTCTTGGCGCCGTCAAAGGCGGAGAACTGGGGGAACGCGGGCTCCTCCCTTGCCGC
This portion of the Panicum virgatum strain AP13 chromosome 2N, P.virgatum_v5, whole genome shotgun sequence genome encodes:
- the LOC120660614 gene encoding protein TIFY 6b-like, producing MERDFLAAIGKEQQHPQQEKPGREGSAYFGGAAGAPAMDWSFASKPGAAPSLMSFRSAAREEPAFPQFSAFDGAKNPAPRILTHQRSFGADSPQYGAVHRAQPPQHGLNGARVIPVSSPFNQNNPMFRVQSSPNLPNGVAGVGPFKQPPFAMNNAVTNSTVGVYGTRDAVKPKTSQLTIFYAGSVNVFDNVSVEKAQELMFLASRGSPPCSAPVARKPEAPIFAPTKASVPEVSPAKQMLFQKPPHVSSPPPAISKPIPGVLQAATLSRSASSCNHEPPVPKCSVALAVPPLSQAPATQPATLATTTAAAIMPRAVPQARKASLARFLEKRKERVTTAAPYPSAKSPLESCDTFGSVSANDMSSCTDIALSSNREESICLGQPRNISFSQESPSTKLQI